One genomic window of Camelina sativa cultivar DH55 chromosome 5, Cs, whole genome shotgun sequence includes the following:
- the LOC104787541 gene encoding LOW QUALITY PROTEIN: enoyl-CoA delta isomerase 1, peroxisomal-like (The sequence of the model RefSeq protein was modified relative to this genomic sequence to represent the inferred CDS: deleted 2 bases in 1 codon) produces MCSLEKRGRLFILKLTGDGEHRLNPTLLDSIRSTINKIRSDQSSSQSVLITTSDGKFFSNGYDLALAETNPSLSVLMDVKLRSLVADLISLPMPTIAAVTGHASAAGCILAMSHDYVLMRSDRGFLYMSELNIELKVPAWFMAVIRAKIGSPAARRDVMLTAAKVTAEKGVEMGIVDSAYGSAAETVEAAVRLGEEIVMRGGDGHVYGKMRETLFREVLVHTIGFDETGSSGVRNTGSKL; encoded by the exons ATGTGTTCATTAGAGAAACGTGGTCGGCTTTTCATACTAAAACTCACCGGCGACGGCGAACACCGTCTCAACCCAACATTACTCGACTCCATCCGCTCCACCATCAACAAGATCCGTTCAGATCAATCATCTTCACAATCAGTACTCATCACAACGTCAGATGGTAAGTTCTTCTCCAACGGCTACGATCTCGCTTTAGCCGAAACAAACCCATCTCTCTCTGTTCTGATGGACGTAAAACTCAGATCCTTAGTCGCCGATCTCATATCTCTCCCTATGCCAACCATCGCCGCCGTCACAGGTCACGCCTCCGCTGCGGGATGTATATTAGCGATGAGTCATGACTATGTGTTGATGCGTAGTGACAGAGGTTTTTTGTATATGAGTGAGTTGAATATTGAGTTGAAAGTTCCGGCGTGGTTTATGGCTGTGATTAGGGCTAAGATTGGCTCTCCGGCGGCGAGGAGGGATGTTATGTTGACGGCGGCGAAAGTGACGGCGGAGAAGGGTGTAGAGATGGGGATTGTTGATTCGGCGTATGGTAGTGCGGCGGAGACGGTTGAAGCCGCCGTTAGGTTAGGTGAGGAGATTGTTATGAGAGGTGGTGATGGACACGTGTATGGTAAGATGAGAGAGACTCTTTTT AGAGAGGTTCTTGTCCATACGATTGGTTTTGATGAGACCGGTTCGAGTGGGGTGCGAAACACTGGATCTAAACTCTAA